The Quercus lobata isolate SW786 chromosome 4, ValleyOak3.0 Primary Assembly, whole genome shotgun sequence genome segment GATTTCTTGTGGTGTGAAGAGTTGGGAAATCAAAACTAAGACTTTTCCGATGTGTATGCTTGCTTTTGAAAATGGATGTTACAGCAATACAAGGAAATTTTGAACTTAGGAAGCAGCAATATATCCCCATCTTTGGACAGCTCTGCTATCTTTGAGCACATTTCCTTCTGCAAACAGCGAACTCCTCTATGATCCAGAAAATGGAGCTATCAAAAAGGTGGATAAGTGTCCTCTCCTTTATTTGAATCTGTTTATTAATTCCATAGGTTAATGTCTAGAAAGTGTTATAGCTActaacaattttacaacaattGGTTTACAAACTAACATGACAATGAATTgattagagcattctcatcagctgttctaaaaaaaaggtcattttGTCACACCAAAAATCTACTTTactattttaccacatcattttacaacatctcatttatcagatgttctattaTTCAATCtcatacattaaaataatatatacatcacattaaaatattattaaaaaaaaaacttcaaacaGTAATATATACTGCACAGCCCCATGCCACCACTGCCCATAGTAGCCCATCGCCAACAACCGTAAcgaaaacccaaaatcaaccaaccaACCCACTACCACCGACCACCATagctaaaatccaaaatcaaccaaaacccaaaatcagcCCACACCCACCGCTATAACCCACCAACATCAGCCATcacaacccatgaaaatcaGCCCACCCACCGCCATAACCCACCAATATCAACCCATTAAAATCAATGAAACTCAACCCacattcaccaaaaaaaaaaaaaaaaaaaaaaaccaaggcgATCTGATCTGAGAGTGTGAGATGGACGGTGATGCATGGTGGACATCAATCTGTCCATCCGAACCCACCCACCACCGATCTATCCATCCGAACCCACCCATTGCCCAACCCACCCATCAAACCacaggcaaaaaaaaaaaaacccacagcTAGAGAGAGATCGACATGGAAGTGATGCGTTGGCGTTGGCATCGCAAAGTGGGTCAGTGATCAGTGGTGAGTCTGGGCGGTCTCTGTCTATCGTTGTGGCGAGATGGCGTGGTGAGACGGCGTGGCGAGACAGTGTGGCTAGACGGCGATGAGAAtgccagagagagagagagagatgtgttgCAGACGGAGAGAGACAAATGataggaggagagagaaaaaacgaATTAAATAAGCCAAATAGTGTTTGGCATTGATGTCCGTACCATCTCATATTTGATATGGTACTGTAGatatgtgtcaaattttttgagatttggaaCAACTAATGAGGGTTGGTTTTTGgagtttggtgtgccaaatgccaaatatttggcatttggtaCACCTGATGAGAGTGCTCTTAGTGTCATATTAATAAcatgataaataaattaaaataagtatttacttttttttttctttctagtttTAACATCGAATGAGGTTTCtccattttctcatttttatattacaaaCTTGGCAACCCAAACACTTTAATCTATGGAGACAACTTAACTTTCAACTAACGATATttatactaattaaaaaaagatgGGATTGAAGTTTGTATCAGTGACAGAAAGTTATAAATTTGTCCAACTAAAGCCAACTAATCAATTATGTTATGTATTCtaattttggaataaaattaaattttgaaaagataATCCAAacggagaaaaaaagaagcataagAGAAAGTTTTAGAATAATATTTACATGGATGTGTGTAAATACACAAGCCTATTGTACATGTAAATAGTGTTCAACTTGCAAGGCTACTATATATGGTCCAATTGTATGGCAAGAGATGCTTTCACGTTTCACCCactccatctttctttttgtttcgcATGGTTCAAAAGtttgttaaagaaaatggaACAATGGAGATGAGGATAGATAAATAAGGAGAAAGAGGGTTAAATTATAAGACAAGAAGAGAAATGGAGAATAGAAAGACACAAATTTGAGGGGAATTAAAAAGTGCAAGAgagtggaagatgaagagtaGTTTCTATATAAGGTTCACGGGCGTAAATGTTGTTTCCAGTGCAAAACATGCTCGTTCAATAATACTTCAACCAAAACACAATTATTTAGAAATAATGCAAAGATAGCATAACCACATGTCATAGCAAAAAACTTTCTATAAGTTTCCTCTTCtacataatcatataaattaatGACTTGAAAGGGCCAAGGAGCCTTGACTAAAATGGCACTTCCTCTTACAAGTTTAGGTAGATGGTGAGGCCATCAGTTTAAAATCCACTGGAGTATGTGTGttaataatagagaaaaaaaatggatgacTTGAAATGTTTAAATATACCTCAACTTCAAAAGATTTTGACAATTCATTGATTCAATCACATCAATACGCATCTCCTTCATAGGTATGTGTGTTaacaatagagaaaaaaaaaaatagatgactTGAAATGTTTAGATATACCTCAATTTCAAAAGATTTTGGTAATTCATTGATTCGATCACATCAACATGCATGCATCACCTTCATaagtattttcttcttcttgtcttCTTTGCTTCTTGAATATTTTGCTCCTTCTAACCCTCCTCTTACTCGTCTCCTGCCTCTACTAACTATAACTATGTTTCTCATCtcaaaaatcattaaggctaTAATCATAAAATTTCGAGGCTTGGCACTTGAAGCCTTTTCCAATGCACATTATCAAATGAGAATTCTATAGGATATTTATGGGAAGatgatatattttaaaaaattagaattcaataAAAGCACCAAAAATCTAAATCTTGGAAAATCCGgcataaatatgaaaatttttggaagtaaaaataatattggTAGTGTTTACTAGCCTATCCACATGCACCATGCACGTGTGCTTAtagccttttttattttttatttttatttttttattctactttaaaaaaataaaaaataaaacatatgacGTTTTAAAGTCATAACCGCAAATAGTtatagctaatttttttttttttttttttgaatcggAACCAAATGACTTTCATTAAATCAAAAGACTAGAATCCAAATacagagcatccacagcagggGGAGGATCCTCCCCCATCCATACAATATCATTATCAGATAACCTAGCAAATTTTGCCAAAGCATGAGCAACACCATTGGCACTACGCCTAACACAGCTAGCTGAGATGGATCTAAAACCTGCAGCCAAGCACCAAATATCTTCATAGATCAATCCAAGCAGAGAGAAGTTTGGTGAGCCTGTGAAACTGTCTTCATAACTAGGGCATTATCACCTTCTAGTATCACCTCCATAAAACCAGCGTCTATAGCAAATTCCAAGGCTTTGCGACAAGCCATCACCTCCAATTCTTCACTATCCCTCACAGCACCACCCTTGGCAGATACAGCAACCATAACTTCACCATTCCTATTGCGAATAACAACACCATATCCCGAAGTCGCACCATTATCAAAACTGGCTCCATCAAAATTCagcttgaagaaatctccttgtGGTGGTTGCCATGCTTGACTTGCAGGGATGTGGACTGATACAGATACACTCAGTTGGTCTTGAGCCTCAACAAACTCTTTCAATTAATCTGATGCACGTTGGTGAGACCGTGATGGGTGTTGGAAGACACCCCCATGCAACACCGTGTTCCTCTGTAGCCAAATTTGCCAACAAATCACCCAAAATAAATCCCATTCCTCCAATGACAGCTTCGGTATGAGACCAGCTACTAGCTATCTAAAATCCACTTGCTCAGtcccaaatttttgaaatctGATAGCACTACTCGCCCACACATCCTGTGCAGCCCCACACTCCTAAAGCACATGCAATACTGTTTCCGTAGCTCTATGACAGAAGCAACAACTCGCATCCTCCACCACCCTTCTCTGAACCAAATTATCCCGTGTAGGCAATATATTTTGACATGCTCTCCAAGAAAAGAGTTTTACCTTATTGGGGACCCTTGCTTTCCAAACCCGTAACCATAAGGAAGTGCTTGCTCTTTGCACTGAAGTCTCTCCTGAGGAACTCTCTGCCATCTTCAATAGCTTAGTGACATGGTACCCGGACTTCACACTATAGCTGGCCTTCTTTGTAAACAACCATACCAAGGAATCTTGCACAACCCGCCTGCTCAAAGGAACCTGAAGAATAGTTTCAGCATCAAACTGATGGAATAAAGCCTGAATCCGTTCTCTATCCCACTGGTGGGTCTGCCACTCTATTAAGTTTGAAACCTTCCACTCCCAAATATCCTCCTCGGGttggaacaaaatttttctaGTTGGCTGATTAGGTAACCAACAGTCCTTCAGAACATGGATGGAAGCACCATTACCTACTCTCCAATAACACCCTCTCCTCAAAACCGGTTGGGCAGCCAGCAAGCTCTTCCAAACGTAAGAGCTATTTTGACAATCCTTCGCCTCAAGGAACTCACACCGCGGAAAATATTTTGCCTTAAAACAATTGTACAAAAGAGAGTTTTTATCTTGCAACAACCGCCATCCTTGCTTTGCTAGCATAGCTAAATTAAAGGATCTAATATCTCGGAAGCCCATCCCACCCTCTTTCTTTGACTGTGTTAAAAAGCTCCAGCTTTTCCAGTGAATTTTCCTCTCTTTACCAacttggccccaccaaaatctgGCACACATAGCATCCAACTCATCACATAATTTTCCAGGCAATTGAAACACCCCCATCGTATAGGTGGGAATAGATTGAGCCACTACTTTTATTAGAATCTCTTTCCCCGCCCTAGAAAGCAACTTCCCTTTCCAACCTTGCATCTTTTTCCAAACTCGCTCCTTAAGGAAAGCAAAAGAATCATATTTCCTCCGTCCAATCAAAGTAGGCAGCCCCAAATAAGAATCAAACCTTTCCACGGCCTTCACCTTTAGTTTATCAATAATCCATGCTTTTTGCTCCACAGATACATTACTGCTAAAGTAAGCAGAAGACTTCTCTAGGTTAATGCATTGGCCAGAAGCATCAGCATAAAGCTGTAGAGTATCTGAAACAACCTGCACTTCATCTTTATTAGCCtgacaaaaaatcaaagagtcatCAGCAAAAAGCAAATTAGTTATACGAGGAGCATTTCTATAGACTGCCACTCCATGCAACTTCCCATCTAGTTCTGCTTTAGCAAGGAGCGAGGTAAAACCTTCATCACATATTAGAAACAGATAAGGAGACAATGGATCACCTTGGCGAAGACCTCTAGAAGGAATGACATTGCCATAGGCTTTTCCATTAATCCGAATAGAGAAGGAAGGTGTAGAAACACACCTCATAACCCTATCCACCCAAACCTCCAGAAAACCCAATTTTATCATCATCCCTTAAGAAAGCTCCATTCCACCCTGTCATAGACCTTACTCACATCCAGCTTAAGAGCTAAAGCCCCCTTTGTCCCCTTCCTTCGAATATGCATGGCATGCAAAGTCTCATAGGCTACAAGCACATTGTCAGTAATAAGACGACCTAGTACAAATGCATTTTGAGTAGGAGAAATTATCTGTGGCAAGATCAGCTTTAACCTGTTtgccaaaacttttgaaataattttatatgggataattacagtaaacccacctgaggtttggCCCGATAACACTttacctacccgtggtttaaaacttatcactttgcccacctgtacATCAATCCGTTACCCCCCCGTTACCCACCTCACCCTCAGACGTTAGAAAAACACCCTTTTATGTCAAATTAGAACATTACACGGATCAAACAACACGAACTCACTCTCTTTTCCCCACGAGCCCTACAAACGCGAAAAATCCATTCTGCATCtgaggttttgatttttctgaACGTGCTTTCGTGTGAAGGTGAGGTTCTGACTTTGGGTTGTCTTGAGTCGTTGAATATTCGAAGATAGATCATCACCAGGTACGACATTTCTGCTTTATGGTTCTGAGCTGGGGTTTCAAGTTTTGATGATAGCGTTGATTCACAGGGAGTTGATAATCGATGTCTTCTTCGAGTGGAAATTACTCAGGTTCATGTGGGCATTTGTGTACATATGAGACTTGTGTGCTGAGAACAAGTCTGACAGTGCATAATTTTGGGAGAAGGTTTCTGGGTTGTAGCCGATATAAGGTAAGGATACTTTTTACTTAATCTAGCTGATTCACATGAGATTGGAATGTGATGTGTTCAATTCAATTTATGAACAGATTGGTCCCAAGTGCCCTTTCTTTAGATGGATTGATAATCCCACTTGTGTGCGTGGGAATGAAGCTGCCCATTTGGTGCAACAAAAGCTGGATTTACTGTGGAGTGAGCTGCAACTTGCATgtgaaagggaaagagaagcTACCCAGGCAGCAGCAGAAGCTACCCAGGCAGCAGCAGAAGCTACCCAAATGGCAGAAATTGCTCAAGACAGGGCAGCAAAAGccattgagagggagagaaagtttCGAGCTTCCTCTGTTCAAGCCAAGGAGATAGCAGTGAGAGCTTTAAAGCAAGAGAGAAAGTGCAGAATTGCACTAATTCTGtcgtggtttttttttgttttggttatgttgttttcatgttttggcTCAAGTGAAAATGTTGGAATGATGAGATTGAGTCTGCCTGATGGGTTGTAATATAAGCTGGTCCTCAATTGTATTGTAATAGAGCTATGAAAGAATCTTTTGAGAATGAGAACTATGTAATATAAGCTTGAagccacttaataatataagcCTTTTTAAGATAAAGTGTTATTTATGTTAGATGCTAttggtatttttgtttaaagtgaaTTGGCTACTTGTTGGATGTTGTGAGCTGTGTTGGTTTGTGCATAAAGTGCATTGTGTGAAGACAATTGTGTTGAAAGTGAATTTAAAGTGCATTGTGTGAAGACAATTGTGTTGAAAGTGAATTTAAAGTGCATGACAATCTGTCAACTTGCAAGAAAAGACAACAAATTCAACACATACACTTGCCATTCAACACATACACCTGCTATTCAACACATACACCCTGCACACATAAACaaactcatataataataaCGCATATGACAAACTGCAATAATTAGAACAATAATTCTGAACCTGTCATTAAGTTGGGAAATTGTTTACATATTTGAAGGTGGCATTGAATAGTCTTTCATCAACCACCAATAAATATAAGGCATTTGGTACAACAACCAAAACAGTTGCAGCTGCCCAATGTTtacaaaacttacaaaaatacaaCAAGTGTTTGAACAACTATATCAAAAAGAGAGTTGCCATTGTCTGCCCTGCCATTGTCTGCCCCGCCTAACCCTAACACTACATAACCCTAATACATAGCAACAAAAGTGACTTGCCATTGTCTGCCCTGCCTAACCCTAACACTACATAACCCTAATACATAGCAACAAAAGTGTCTTGACTTAGTCTTCATTTACTGCCCCTGCCCCTGCCCCTGCCCCTGCCTCTCACACCACAGCTGGCCTATCCACCTCTTGTTATACATTTCTGAGGTCTAGCTGCATCACCCCTTCCTCTCAAAGCAGCTCCTCTGGTAACAGGTGGTCTTGTAGGCTACAAAGTACAAGGATTCACATGTTAGCTACCAGCATCACAGTTTTATGAATAAAACATCAAAGCTAACACTACAGTACCTGTGATGATTGTGGTCTACTGTCCCATGTTTCTGCAGGAGTGTGTGGTGTTGGCTGGCTTGAAGAGAACCAAGGAGCTCCTCTAACTGTGTACCTAAAGTCTGAAGAGTACCATTGACTTGGGTTCTGTGACCATGGAGCTGGTGGCCCTAACCATGGAGCTTGTGGCTGTGGAGCTGGAGCTTGTGGCTGTGACCCTGCTGCCTGGTTGGATGAGGCCATAATGTAAGGCTGATGTGTTGGTGGGGGCTGAGCTGAGGATTGGGTCTGTGATGAAGATGGGGCCTGGGATCCTTGCCTCTGTGTAGAAGGCCTTCCACTTCCCTGCAACCAAATATGAGCATGTTTTTACAGTGTCAGTTATTGGAATTttgcatttgaataaaaattttttgtaaaaacataCAGATTTCCCTTTCTGCAATCTCTGCCTCCTCTCCCATGCTGTCTCACCAGTGACATTGGCCTTGCATCCCCTTGCATTGTGCCCTTCCTGTTGACACCTTCCACACCTCACTGGCCTGTTTCCTCTAGACACCTTATAAGGGTTGGGCTCATcagcatctctcttcctcttcatggGTGGCCTGCCTGGTGGCTTATAGACAATAGATGCAACAGGCTTGGGTTGGCCACTTGACATCCACTCAGACTGGCCAGGCATGGGAGGTATGGGTGTCTTGTATGTCTCCACATAAGCATCCTTGTAGTAGCATGGATGGGTGTAGTCTTCTAGTTTCTCACGATTCACAAAAATGGCTGCAACTCCATGCTTGCAAGGGATTCCTGTCAAGTCCCATATTCTACAACTACATGTCCTATTTACCAAGTCCACCACATGCCTTTCCCTCCCATTGTCAACCTCATACACAAACCTCCCAGAAGGAACTGCACTGAAACTCTTACACTCTAATTTTAATTGCTCCAACTTCTTTTATATGCTTGGACACAAATTGCCATCATACTTTTCTATGCCAACCTTCTTTTTATACAGCCTGCTCATAAGCCTAACTCTGATCCACTCCAGCATTGATAAGATGGGCTTGTCTCTAGCCTTCAGAATCATAGAGTTAAAACTCTCACTCAGATTGTTTACCATACAATCTGTCAAAGCTCTTGAAGAAAAGTAGGATCTAGTCCACTGTGCAGGCTCTATATCAGCCAGGTACTGCCAAGCTTCTTCATTCAAACTCTTAAGATGGTCCATCCCTCTCTCAAATTCCCTGGCTGATGTTGTGCCAGTACAACTCCACAGTACACTCTTCAACTCCATGCCCTTGTGGTTAACCTTGAAGTTGTTGTATATGTGCTTCACACAATACCTATGCTCCACAGTTGGGAATAGAGTCTCCATTGCAGGTAAAAGGCCCTGCAATCAAGTAAGCATTCAATGTTAGCAATATAAACTAGTAAAAAGGTAAGCATGTAATGAAGTCATGAACATGAGCTAGATGATAATACCTTCTGCCTGTCACTGATGAATACCAAATTGAGCTCATCTGGCCTGCCAATGTCATCAGCAAACTGCTCCAAGAACCAGGTCCAGCTATCCTTGTTCTCTTACTCAACCACAACCATTGCCATTGGGAGTATATTGTCATTTCCATCCTTGGCAGTGGCAGACAATAATTGCCCACCAAACCTACCCTTTAAGTGGCAGCCATCCAGCCCAACAAAGGATCTATAACCACCTAGAAAGCCAACCTTCTGATCATTGTACCTAATGTACATCCTTTTAAACTTGGGCTCTGCATTCTCATTTTCCATCTCTATTTGCAGAATCACCCTACTTCCTACATCTGTCCTTAATATCATTTCTGCATAATCTCTAAGTAGGCCATACTGAGCCTCTTCATCCCCAGTAATCAGCCCCCTAGCTGCCTTCTTTGATCTATACACCTGACTAAGACTTAAATCAACTGAAATCTTCTGCATCACATGGTGCTTAATACCTGAGGCCTCCCAATTAGGATTCTTACCAAAATCCTTCAAATACCTCTTTGCCACATAGGCTGATGTAACTTGCCCATTTTTAAATGATAGGGGGCAGGTACACTCAGGATAAAGTGTCTTGATCTCAAATGTGCACTCTCTAGTCACCATTGAGGCATAACACCTCCATCCACAATTGTTCTTACAATGTAcagaaattttcttcttctcattcaacTTCCACTTGACATCAATGTGATTCTGAATCACATACTCCCTCAAAACCTTCCTAAACACCTGGGAGTTTGGGAACTTCATCCCTTTTGCCAACCTAACATTTTCCAAATCAGTCCTCTCATTGAACTCCAAATTGCCAGGTCCCTGCTCATCATCAGAACTATCCACACTTGCCATATCATCCTCTAAAACTGGTTCAGCCCACTCTTCATCTAAATCTATGTTTGGAGGAGGAACATTGCTTGGGCCAGGTGCATCTGTGTTTGGCTGAGGTGTATCAGTGTTTGGATGAGATGTATCAGTGGTTGGAACAATGTTAGGCTCATCTGGCACTGTGTGAGGTGGAGAAGACTCACCAAAAATGTCATCAGCAAAGTCTTCTC includes the following:
- the LOC115986136 gene encoding uncharacterized protein LOC115986136, with amino-acid sequence MRCVSTPSFSIRINGKAYGNVIPSRGLRQGDPLSPYLFLICDEGFTSLLAKAELDGKLHGVAVYRNAPRITNLLFADDSLIFCQANKDEVQVVSDTLQLYADASGQCINLEKSSAYFSSNVSVEQKAWIIDKLKVKAVERFDSYLGLPTLIGRRKYDSFAFLKERVWKKMQGWKGKLLSRAGKEILIKVVAQSIPTYTMGVFQLPGKLCDELDAMCARFWWGQVGKERKIHWKSWSFLTQSKKEGGMGFRDIRSFNLAMLAKQGWRLLQDKNSLLYNCFKAKYFPRCEFLEAKDCQNSSYVWKSLLAAQPVLRRGCYWRVGNGASIHVLKDCWLPNQPTRKILFQPEEDIWEWKVSNLIEWQTHQWDRERIQALFHQFDAETILQVPLSRRVVQDSLVWLFTKKASYSVKSGYHVTKLLKMAESSSGETSVQRASTSLWLRVWKARVPNKIASSWSHTEAVIGGMGFILGDLLANLATEEHVHIPASQAWQPPQGDFFKLNFDGASFDNGATSGYGVVIRNRNGEVMVAVSAKGGAVRDSEELEVMACRKALEFAIDAGFMEVILEGFRSISASCVRRSANGVAHALAKFARLSDNDIVWMGEDPPPAVDALYLDSSLLI
- the LOC115986137 gene encoding uncharacterized protein LOC115986137, with amino-acid sequence MDHLKSLNEEAWQYLADIEPAQWTRSYFSSRALTDCMVNNLSESFNSMILKARDKPILSMLEWIRVRLMSRLYKKKVGIEKYDVPSGRFVYEVDNGRERHVVDLVNRTCSCRIWDLTGIPCKHGVAAIFVNREKLEDYTHPCYYKDAYVETYKTPIPPMPGQSEWMSSGQPKPVASIVYKPPGRPPMKRKRDADEPNPYKVSRGNRPVRCGRCQQEGHNARGCKANVTGETAWERRQRLQKGKSGSGRPSTQRQGSQAPSSSQTQSSAQPPPTHQPYIMASSNQAAGSQPQAPAPQPQAPWLGPPAPWSQNPSQWYSSDFRYTVRGAPWFSSSQPTPHTPAETWDSRPQSSQPTRPPVTRGAALRGRGDAARPQKCITRGG